A window of Flammeovirga kamogawensis genomic DNA:
CAAACCGCTAATTGGTATTAAATGCATATGTGCATGTGGTACTTCTAAGCCAATAACAGCATGCCCAACTCTATTACATGGAAATACAGCTTTTATACCTTTTGCTACTTTTTTTGCAAAAACATATAATCCTGCTAATGTTTCATCATCGAGGTCGAAAATATCATCAACTTCTTTTTTAGGAATAACAAGTGTATGTCCTTTTTGAACCGGTGATATATCTAAAAAGGCATAATAATTATCGTCTTCAAAAACCTTATGTGATGGTATTTCACCATTAATTATTTTTGTGAAAATTGATGCCATAATTTATTTTTTCTTTTTTGGTTTGAAAGTTAAATAAATCATCAAAACTAAAGACAAACCGTAGCC
This region includes:
- a CDS encoding HIT family protein, which codes for MASIFTKIINGEIPSHKVFEDDNYYAFLDISPVQKGHTLVIPKKEVDDIFDLDDETLAGLYVFAKKVAKGIKAVFPCNRVGHAVIGLEVPHAHMHLIPISGLNDMNFKNKIDLTQEELAEIAKKINKQIN